AGGCCGACGGCGAGCGCCGCGCCCTCCTCGGGATCGGTGCCGACGCCGGGCTCGTCGAGCAGCACCAGCGCGCCGCGCGCGCCGGCGGCGGCGATCTCGCGCAGGTTCGCCACGTGCGCCGAGAAGGTCGAGAGGTTGCGTTCGATGTTCTGCTCGTCGCCGACGTCGGCGTAGATCGCCGCGAAGCACGGCAGGCGCGCGCCCTCGGCGGCGGGGATCAACACGCCGCTCTGCGCCATCAACGCGCACAGTCCGAGCGTCTTCAGCGCCACCGTCTTGCCGCCGGTGTTCGGGCCGGTGACCACCAGCACGCGCCGGTCGGCGGGGAGCAGGACGTCGATCGGCGTCACCGGCCGGCCGGTGAAGAGCAGCCCGGGGTGGCGGGCCTCGCGCAGCTCGACCGCGTAGTCGCTGAAGCGCGGGCGCGTGCAGCGGTAGGCGCGGGCGAAGCGGGCGGCGGCCACCAGGCAGTCGACCTCGACCAGGGCGTCGATGCTGTCGCTGATCGCCGCGTGCCCGGCGCCGGCCAGCCCGGTGAGATCGGCGAGGATGCGCTGCACGATCAGCTCCTCCTCGCGCGTCGCCAGCAGCAGCTCGTTGTTCATCTCGACCGCGAACAGCGGCTCGACGAAGAGCGTCTCGCCAGAGACGGAGCGATCCTGCACCACGCCCGGCATCTGGCTCACCGCCGCCGCGCGCACCGGGACGACGAAGCGGTTGTTGCGCAGGGTGACGTACTGGTCGCCGATGACGTCGGCGAGACCGCGCCGCGCCACCAGCTCTTCCAGCTTGCGCTGCAGGCCGTCGCGCAGCCGGCGGATCGTGGCGCGCACGCGCGCCAGCGCCGGGCTGGCGGCGTCGAGCACGTTGCCGTCGTCATCCAGCGCCCGCCCGAGCTCGGCTTCCAGGGCGGGAAAGGCGACCAGGCGCTCGGCGAGGCCGGCGAGCGTCGGCGCCGCCTCGCCGTGGCGGCGGAAGAAGGCGCCGGCGGCGCGGATCGCCGCCAGGGTGTCGCGCACGGCGACCAGCGCCCTGCCGTCGAGCACGAAGCCCTCGTGCGCCGCGCTGCGGAGCTGCGGCCGCACGTCGGCGAATGCCGGCAGCGGCGGATCGCCGTGCCGCTCGAGCAGCCGGTGCAGCTCCCAGGCGCGGTCGAGCGCGCGGTCGGCGGCGGCGCGATCCGCGATCGGCGCCAGCGTCCGGCACCGCTCCCGCCCGGCCGGCGAGGCGGCGAGCTCCGCCAGCCGCGCCGTGACGCGCGGAAAGTCGAGAGCGACGAGATCGCGCGGCCGCATGCCGCCGACGCTTACCTGCCGTCCCTGCCCTTCGCCACCCTGACGACGCGGCACGACGGCGCCGCCCGGCGCCTCGCGCGCCGCCGCGGGCGGCCGGCGTTGACACCGCCTTCGGCTGGCGGCCCTACCGCGGCACCAGCCGCACGGCGACGGAATGCGAGGTGTCCTGCAGACAGCCGACCCACCAGTCGCGCCAGCCGTACTTCGCGCGCAGGAGGGCGCGGATCGCTTCGTGTCCGCCGCCGGCGACGGGCACGGCGTCGTAGACCGCCGACCCGCCGGCGCGCTCCAGACTGACGCGGGGCGCGGCCCGCACATCCACCAGCCACTCCCGGTCGGGCACCGGCGCCTCCAACCAGAGCGCCCCGTCGTGCTCGGCGAACCAGACGCGCGTGCGCCGCGTGCCGCCGTCGGCCCGACGCGTCTCCAGCACCGCGACCCCGCTCGCCTCGAGCGCCGTCCAGGTGAGGAACGCGAACGCGAGCAGGAGCGTGACGACGATCACCACCGCACACGGCACCGGGCGCATTCAACGGGCACTGTCTCAGAGCCGCGGCGAAACACCAAGCGCCCGGGCGCTTCGGCGCAGCAGGCGTTGTCGCATCCGCCGCGCCCGTTCGCGCAACGTCCGAACACGTGGCACCGCCTGGATCACCAGGCATCGCTCCGCACCCGCCATCTCGGGCCCCAGCCGCCGCTGCCGGCGGCTCCTCTCCGCCACGTACGCGACCGTCCACGCGGCCGCTCAGCGCGAGACGGCGGCGGGCGGCGGGTCCGGCAGGCGCGGCAGGTCGAGGTGGCCCGGGGCGAGGGTGCGATAGGTCGCGCCGCTGCGCGGGTCGACCAGGGTGTCGGCGTCGCCGTGCAGCTTCGGCCGGGCGTAGACCAGGCGTAGCGCCTCGCGGTGCGGCAGCGACAGGTAGCGCTCGCCGTAGCGACGGAGGATCGCCGCGCGCACCCGCGGCGCGTGGCGGGCGCTCATGGTGGGAAAGATGTGGTGCTCGACGTGATAGCCGAACTGCAGGTGCAGCGTCTCGATCCAGCGCGGGTTGCGCACCGAGAGCGAGTTGGCCAGCGGATCGTTGGTCGCGGTGAGCGGGTTCAGATAGTGGTTGGTGGCGATGTACGCCATCAGCAGCGCGTTGGCGGTCATCGCCGGGACCACGGCGAGGAAGACGAACCGCCACGGACCGATCAGCGCCAGCCAGAGGACCCAGAGCGCCAGCATGCTGCCGGTCTCGAGCCACACCGTGCGGCGCGCGATGCGGCGGTAGAAGCCCTTGCGCTCGCTCTGCAGCAGCAGCACCACCCAGGTCTGGAGCGTGAAGCCGGTGGGCAGGAAGAGCCAGCTCGCCCATGCCCCCGATCCCGGCGCGATCGCCTCCAGGCGCTGCAGGTAGGGATTGCGCCGCCACACCGCCAGCGTGCCGTACTGGTCGGTGTCGGCGAGCAGATGGCCGGTGTGGGCGTGGTGCGTCTGGTTGTGCCAGGCGCTCCACAGCGTCGGCGAGGTGGCGTAGGGCAGGAAGGCGACGTAACCGATGGCGCGCTCGAGCCCGCGGTGGCCGGTGACGGCGTGGTGCAGGGTTTCGTGGGCGAGGAACCCGAGGCAGCCCCAACTGTGGCCGATCGCGACGCCGCACAAGAGCGCCGCCCACCACGGCAGGGCGCCGCCGAGCCCGAGCGCGATCAGGCCGACGATCACGGCGCCGTGCACCGCCAACCACCCCAGGCGCGCCGGCCGGCGGCGGAAGATCTCCGGCGGCAGATCCGCTCGCAGCTCGCGCGCGTAGTCGTGCATGTCGCGCAGTTGGCGCGCGGCACGCTGGTGGTCGGTGGAGGAAGAGGACATGGGTATCGACCGGTCTGGGCCCGCAGCGTCCCACCTTGGAGCCGGAGGCGCCCGCCGATCAAGCCCCATCCCCGCCGCGCGGTCCGGGTGCCTCGCCGGCCGGGGTGGTGTAAGCCTGGCGGCATGATCGTCGTCACGAACCGCATCCCGGTGGCCAAGGGGCACGAAATCGACTTCGAGGACCGCTTCCGGCGGCGGGCGCACCTGGTGGATCGGGCGCCTGGCTTCGTGCGCAACGAGGTGCACCGGCCGAAGCCGATGACCTTCGACCACCAGAGCGGCGGCTGGAAGGACGACCCGGACGGCCAGGGCTACTACGAGATCAAGACCTGGTGGCGGACCTTCGAGGACTTCGTCGCCTGGACGAAGAGCCCGGCCTTCGCCGAGGCGCACAACAGCCGCCCGCCGAAGGAGATGTTCGCGGGGCCGAACGTGCTCGAGGTGCACGAGGTCCTGACGAGCACCGATGCCCCGGCCTGAACGGCGGCGGCGCGGCGCGCCGCGGGCGCGCCTTGACTCCCCCCGGACCCCCCGTTAGCGACGAAGCCGCATGTCGACGTGGCTGGCGGCGCGGGTGATCGGCACCTTTCTCCTGCTCATCACCGTCTTCTTCTTCATCCTCACCTACGATCCGATCCTCAAAGTCGTCGACCTCGGCGCCGCCCTGGCGCAGGTGTCGGCGATCCTCAGCTACGGCGTGCTGAAGGTGATCGGCGCCCTCGGCGGCTTCCCGGTGCACCGCATGCACACCATCATGGGATCGGGGAGCTTCGAGGTCGACGTCGCGCCGGCGTGCTCGGGGGCGGTGCCGACCAGCATCTACATGGCCGCCGTGTTCGCGTACCCCTCGAGCTGGCGATCGCGCGCCATCGGCGCGGCGCTCGGCATCGTCACCATCCAGATCGTCAACATCGTCCGCGTCAGCGCGCTGTTTCTCATCGGCCTCTTCTTCCACGAGATCTTCCACGACACGCACGTCTACGTCGCCCAGGCGCTGGTGGTGTGCGTGGCGGTGGCGTTGTGGCTCTTCTGGGCGACGCGGTACGCCGATGCGCCTGCGCATTGACCCGTGGCTGTTCCTCGGCAAGCTGGTCGTCCTGCTCTTCGTCGCCTACTGGGCGTGGATGCCGCTGGCGCCCGCCTACACGCGGGTGCTGCTGCGCGCGTCGCAGGTCGGGGTGTGGTTGTCGGAGCTCTCCACTGACCCCGCCTGGAGCCACCAGACCGAGCTGCTGATCCGGCCGGACATCAGCCCGACGGCGATCTTCTTCTACCAGCGGGCGATGTTCCCGCCGTACGGCCTCGACCCGCAGGGCATCCCGGCGGAGTGGATCATGGCCAACCTGGTGCTGCTGGTGCCGCTGATGCTGGCGACGCCCGCGCCGACCTGGCGGACGCGCATCGTCCGCCTGGCGCTCGCCCTCGCCATCGCCCTGCTGCTGCAGGTGTTCGACGTCGTCGTCGGCATCAAGTCGTACTACGCGGCGACCTTCCCCAACGCCTTCAGCGCCTTCTCGGCGCGCCTGTACCAGTTCCTCGATGCGTTCGTGCAGAGCTGGGACACCCAGCTCTTCCCGTTCCTGATCTGGGCCGGTATCCACCTGCGCCAGCTCCTGCCGGCGGCACTGGTGCCCGAGGCCGCGCCGGCGGCCGCGGCGAGCGCCAGTCGCGCGGAACGGCGGCGGCACCAGGCCAGAGACCGATGAACCCCCCTCGCCAGCGTTGGACCCGGAGGTGGAGCATGCTGCGGACGCTGATCGCCTGCCTCGTCGCGACCGCCGCCGTCGCGGTCGAGATCGATCCCGCGAAGGTGGTGGACCTCACCTATCCGTTCGACGCGCGGACGATCTACTGGCCGACGGCGGAGCATTTCGCGCTCGACACCGTGGCCAAGGGCGACACGCCCGGCGGCTACTGGTACGAGGCGAACAACTACCGCGGCGCCGAGCACGGCGGCACGCACATGGACGCGCCGGCGCACTTCGCGCGCGGCGGCGCCAGCGCCGAGCAGGTGCCGGCGACGGCGGGAATCGGGCCGCTAGTCAAGGTCGACGTCAGCGCCGCGGCGGCGGGCAACGCCGACTATCGCCTGTCGCGCGCCGACCTCGAGGCCTGGGAACGCGCCCACGGCCGCATACCGAAGGGCGCGATCGTGGTGATGTACAGCGGCTGGGGCGCCCGCTGGCCGGATGCGAAGCGCTATCTCGGCACCGACGCGCCGGGGGACGTCGCCAACCTGCACTTCCCCGGCTTCTCGCAGGACGCGGCCGAATTCCTCGTGCGCGAGCGCGAGATCAACGCCATCGGCGTCGACACGCCGAGCATCGACTACGGCCCGTCGACCGACTTCATCGTCCACCGCATCATCAACGGCGCCGGCAAGCCCGGCTTCGAGAACCTGGCGCGCCTCGACCAGGTGCCGGCCACGGGCGCGACGCTGATCGCGCTGCCGATGCCGATCGGCGGCGGCTCGGGCGCCCCGCTGCGGGCGATCGCCGTGCTGCCCTGAGGTCGCGCGCCGGCGGACGGATCGACACACGGATGAAGCAGAACCCGCGCCTCGCCCGGCTCCGATCGAACGCCAACGCCCGCCGTGCCCACGTCTGCTGACGCAGTCGCCCGCAGTGGAGCATCGGTGTCGTCGGTCGATCGTTGGTGGGGTGGCGGGATCGTCCTAGTCTCCCTCCTGGTTGCCTGCGGGCGGGCGCCGGAGCCGGTGACGCCGCCGCGGCTGACCGTGGCGGAGACGGCGTACGACTTCGGCCAGGTGCAGCAGGGCACGCCCGTCGAGCATACATTCGATCTCGGCAACGGCGGTGGCGCGCCGCTGACCCTGATCGACCTGCGCACGGCCTGCGACTGCACGGCGGCGATCGACGGCCCGCGCGATCTGGCCCCCGGCGCGCACGCGGCGGTGCGATTGCGCTGCGACACCAGCGCGGCGCCGGGACCGCAGCGGCGGACGGTCACCGTGTACAGCAACGATCCCGAGCGGCGGGCGCTGCTGCTGGCGCTCACCGGCACCGTGGCGCTGGTCGCCGCCGCCGACCCGCCGCGCGTCTACCTCGGGCCGGTCGCCGCCGGCAGCGGCGCGGTACGGGTGGTGGCGCTGCGCGCCGGCAACGACGGGGTGCGCTTCCTCGCCGTCGAGGGCGGCGGGCCGCAGTTGCGGCCGCATCTCGAGAACGGCGACGGCGGGCGGACGCTGGTCCTCGACACCGCCCCCACCGCCCCTCCCGGGCCGTTCCAGACCGCGGTCCG
This genomic window from bacterium contains:
- a CDS encoding archaeosortase/exosortase family protein — protein: MSTWLAARVIGTFLLLITVFFFILTYDPILKVVDLGAALAQVSAILSYGVLKVIGALGGFPVHRMHTIMGSGSFEVDVAPACSGAVPTSIYMAAVFAYPSSWRSRAIGAALGIVTIQIVNIVRVSALFLIGLFFHEIFHDTHVYVAQALVVCVAVALWLFWATRYADAPAH
- a CDS encoding DUF1573 domain-containing protein, translated to MSSVDRWWGGGIVLVSLLVACGRAPEPVTPPRLTVAETAYDFGQVQQGTPVEHTFDLGNGGGAPLTLIDLRTACDCTAAIDGPRDLAPGAHAAVRLRCDTSAAPGPQRRTVTVYSNDPERRALLLALTGTVALVAAADPPRVYLGPVAAGSGAVRVVALRAGNDGVRFLAVEGGGPQLRPHLENGDGGRTLVLDTAPTAPPGPFQTAVRVLTSSPARPVIEIPIAGTIDAATPTAANGAAP
- a CDS encoding fatty acid desaturase; amino-acid sequence: MHDYARELRADLPPEIFRRRPARLGWLAVHGAVIVGLIALGLGGALPWWAALLCGVAIGHSWGCLGFLAHETLHHAVTGHRGLERAIGYVAFLPYATSPTLWSAWHNQTHHAHTGHLLADTDQYGTLAVWRRNPYLQRLEAIAPGSGAWASWLFLPTGFTLQTWVVLLLQSERKGFYRRIARRTVWLETGSMLALWVLWLALIGPWRFVFLAVVPAMTANALLMAYIATNHYLNPLTATNDPLANSLSVRNPRWIETLHLQFGYHVEHHIFPTMSARHAPRVRAAILRRYGERYLSLPHREALRLVYARPKLHGDADTLVDPRSGATYRTLAPGHLDLPRLPDPPPAAVSR
- a CDS encoding antibiotic biosynthesis monooxygenase, with the protein product MIVVTNRIPVAKGHEIDFEDRFRRRAHLVDRAPGFVRNEVHRPKPMTFDHQSGGWKDDPDGQGYYEIKTWWRTFEDFVAWTKSPAFAEAHNSRPPKEMFAGPNVLEVHEVLTSTDAPA
- a CDS encoding nitroreductase family deazaflavin-dependent oxidoreductase, which translates into the protein MRPVPCAVVIVVTLLLAFAFLTWTALEASGVAVLETRRADGGTRRTRVWFAEHDGALWLEAPVPDREWLVDVRAAPRVSLERAGGSAVYDAVPVAGGGHEAIRALLRAKYGWRDWWVGCLQDTSHSVAVRLVPR
- a CDS encoding Smr/MutS family protein, whose protein sequence is MRPRDLVALDFPRVTARLAELAASPAGRERCRTLAPIADRAAADRALDRAWELHRLLERHGDPPLPAFADVRPQLRSAAHEGFVLDGRALVAVRDTLAAIRAAGAFFRRHGEAAPTLAGLAERLVAFPALEAELGRALDDDGNVLDAASPALARVRATIRRLRDGLQRKLEELVARRGLADVIGDQYVTLRNNRFVVPVRAAAVSQMPGVVQDRSVSGETLFVEPLFAVEMNNELLLATREEELIVQRILADLTGLAGAGHAAISDSIDALVEVDCLVAAARFARAYRCTRPRFSDYAVELREARHPGLLFTGRPVTPIDVLLPADRRVLVVTGPNTGGKTVALKTLGLCALMAQSGVLIPAAEGARLPCFAAIYADVGDEQNIERNLSTFSAHVANLREIAAAGARGALVLLDEPGVGTDPEEGAALAVGLLRWFDDQGAHLALTTHYTPVKLLALEDPRCAVAAVDVDVESLTPRYRLVYDSIGRSLALPIARRLGLPEAILDTAASVQPAQARLLNAALERLERTRAALAARLGAAAEQARIQEENAAESARLLGELRERRRGAWQAEVREARAFLRQLKAEGRAQLEGVRGVVEARAALDRFTREQEAAIAAREQLADAAPPPRAAPAASGEVAVGDTVAVGDRGIEGELLAVDGARAWIQRGTMRFEVPAGQLRRIAAAAAPRASVAIASASEERGLGELNVIGLRARDALERLEGFLDRAVRAGQDTVRIVHGIGSGALRRAIQDHLATSPYCAGFRGGEANEGGAGVTVATLR
- a CDS encoding cyclase family protein; its protein translation is MNPPRQRWTRRWSMLRTLIACLVATAAVAVEIDPAKVVDLTYPFDARTIYWPTAEHFALDTVAKGDTPGGYWYEANNYRGAEHGGTHMDAPAHFARGGASAEQVPATAGIGPLVKVDVSAAAAGNADYRLSRADLEAWERAHGRIPKGAIVVMYSGWGARWPDAKRYLGTDAPGDVANLHFPGFSQDAAEFLVREREINAIGVDTPSIDYGPSTDFIVHRIINGAGKPGFENLARLDQVPATGATLIALPMPIGGGSGAPLRAIAVLP